In Eucalyptus grandis isolate ANBG69807.140 chromosome 4, ASM1654582v1, whole genome shotgun sequence, the following proteins share a genomic window:
- the LOC104441642 gene encoding protein SEH1, with protein sequence MEKSLLKLDKGTTCTSWNYSGDRLASGSVDGTLAVFDSRHPASSSFACTSRTKVHEGSIVKIVWVPPEYGDAVACVCEDGTFSLWEELVEDSVPLQWKLCERFKSGSAKVLDVQFGVSPSSLKMVVASSNGYVKVYELMNPMELKNWQLQAEFQNVIDLVSPSSKALCSSASISWNPLRGEGQGSSFILGFSSDSPQLTSSKVWEYDQAHQRWLPVAELALPDDKGDWVYGVAWAPNIGRPYEVIAVATEKGISIWHLSLNVEVDGRLSVEKVASLSGHEGEVWQMEWDMSGMTLATTASDGSVKLWQSNLKGSWQEQATFVTT encoded by the exons ATGGAGAAGTCGCTGCTGAAGCTGGACAAGGGCACGACCTGCACCTCGTGGAACtactccggcgaccggctggccTCCGGCTCCGTCGACGGGACGCTCGCCGTCTTCGACTCGCGCCACCCggcttcctcctccttcgcctGCACTTCCAGAACCAAg GTGCATGAGGGGAGTATTGTGAAGATAGTCTGGGTTCCTCCAGAATATGGCGACGCGGTGGCTTGCGTATGCGAGGATGGAACTTTCTCGTTATGGGAAGAGCTTGTTGAAG ATTCTGTACCCCTCCAGTGGAAACTTTGTGAGCGCTTTAAAAGCGGTTCAGCTAAGGTGTTGGATGTCCAATTCGGTGTTTCTCCTTCAAGTTTGAAAATG GTTGTTGCTTCCTCGAATGGGTATGTGAAAGTCTATGAACTGATGAATCCCATGGAGCTGAAGAATTGGCAACTTCAG gccGAATTCCAGAATGTTATCGATCTGGTTTCCCCATCTTCGAAGGCCTTGTGCTCATCAGCATCAATTTCTTGGAATCCACTAAGAGGTGAAGGCCAGGGATCAAGCTTTATCTTGGGTTTTAGTTCAGATAGTCCGCAACTTACTTCCTCCAAG GTGTGGGAATATGATCAGGCCCATCAAAGGTGGCTCCCAGTAGCAGAGTTGGCTTTGCCTGACGACAAGGGTGATTGGGTTTATGGTGTTGCATGGGCACCTAACATTGGAAG GCCTTATGAGGTGATAGCTGTGGCAACTGAGAAAGGAATTTCAATCTGGCATCTTAGCCTGAATGTTGAGGTGGATGGAAGGCTCTCGGTGGAAAAGGTTGCATCTCTTTCTGGTCATGAAGGCGAG GTGTGGCAAATGGAATGGGACATGAGCGGAATGACCTTGGCAACAACCGCGAGTGATGGCTCAGTGAAACTGTGGCAATCTAACTTGAAGGGTTCATGGCAGGAACAAGCTACATTTGTGACTACTTAA
- the LOC104441643 gene encoding transcription factor TRY-like produces MDERARKKAKKSSTSSTDSEEVSSIEWDVITLTEQEEDLIYRMYRLVGDRWDLIAGRVLGRKAEEIERFWIMRHEEAYAEKRNDFNSKT; encoded by the exons atggatgaaCGCGCACGCAAGAAAGCAAAGAAGTCATCAACTTCAAGCACCGACTCGGAAG AAGTGAGTAGCATCGAATGGGATGTCATCACACTGACGGAGCAAGAAGAAGATCTCATTTACAGAATGTACAGACTAGTCGGAGACAG GTGGGATTTGATAGCGGGTCGGGTCCTGGGTCGCAAAGCGGAAGAAATAGAGAGGTTTTGGATCATGAGGCATGAAGAGGCGTATGCGGAGAAAAGGAACGACTTCAACTCCAAGACTTGA
- the LOC104441644 gene encoding zinc transporter 7 — protein MASVQCFRDAEETYYQQSNHGHHMDLAMNHSHTQCYGQSEKHHPSGHGYLAQGHGHNSGYLAQGHGHNSGYLAQGHGHNSGFLAQGHGHNSGYLAHGHGHNSGHAMAKPHTPCMGQNNGRFLGQHAQTHCITQGHGPEHSSFHGKSKMKGEYEKKEKILIRRKSKGYRSGDDSCSSESESDDDHC, from the coding sequence ATGGCCTCGGTCCAGTGCTTCAGGGATGCCGAGGAAACCTACTACCAACAGAGCAACCATGGCCATCACATGGATCTTGCAATGAACCACAGCCACACCCAGTGTTATGGCCAGAGTGAGAAACACCATCCATCGGGCCATGGCTACCTGGCTCAAGGCCATGGTCACAACAGTGGCTACCTGGCTCAAGGCCATGGTCACAACAGTGGCTACCTGGCTCAAGGCCATGGTCACAACAGTGGCTTCCTGGCTCAAGGCCATGGTCACAACAGTGGCTACCTGGCTCACGGCCATGGTCACAACAGTGGGCATGCCATGGCCAAACCCCATACTCCCTGCATGGGCCAAAACAATGGCCGTTTCCTTGGCCAACATGCCCAGACTCACTGCATTACTCAAGGTCATGGCCCAGAGCACTCTTCTTTCCATGGGAAGTCTAAGATGAAGGGCGAATacgagaagaaagagaagatctTAATCAGGAGGAAATCCAAGGGATACAGATCTGGTGATGACAGCTGCAGcagcgagagcgagagcgacGACGACCACTGCTGA